In one window of Arctopsyche grandis isolate Sample6627 chromosome 6, ASM5162203v2, whole genome shotgun sequence DNA:
- the LOC143913694 gene encoding trypsin delta-like has protein sequence MSSGNRNTCLKDIDLGSVSGGIYYLKPIQTDKILLGRSPWLEPMDFADTPPTYVAALIMQLDRENFICHVNLIDEYWAVTTSHCIDYMKMQTTRNLMPRWFIKGGITKWNEKGVLRPVRLTIKHPQYNNRTFANNVGLIKTTLKFRLSDGANYLQLPQSDPTATFNDTAGDIFAHGWSKLTYNVDFPELDAKHSEVRIVTNEDCKKKWNKIHDVSSQDICVGVLIEECVPGDASPLIQKDWLLGINSWGEKCEFKDYPQVYNNIYHFKSWILSKIKENS, from the exons atgtcatcaggcaaccgcAACACATGCCTGAAAGAC ATTGATCTCGGTTCGGTTTCAGGCGGAATCTACTATTTGAAACCGATTCAAACTGACAAAATCTTGCTTGGAAGATCGCCATGGTTGGAGCCCATGGATT TCGCCGACACGCCGCCAACTTACGTCGCAGCGTTAATTATGCAGTTGGATCGCGAAAACTTCATATGCCATGTGAATCTGATCGACGAGTATTGGGCGGTGACCACGTCGCATTGCATAGACTACATGAAGATGCAGACCACCAGGAATCTCATGCCCCGATGGTTCATAAAAGGCGGGATCACAAAATGGAACGAAAAAG GCGTCCTACGTCCGGTCCGACTCACAATAAAACATCCCCAATACAATAATCGAACGTTCGCAAACAATGTCGGGCTCATAAAGACCACTTTGAAGTTCAGATTGAGTGACGGTGCAAATTATTTGCAACTGCCTCAAAGTGATCCGACGGCAACGTTCAACGATACGGCCGGCGACATCTTCGCTCACGGCTGGTCGAAATTAACTTACAACGTCG ATTTTCCTGAATTGGATGCGAAACATAGTGAGGTACGAATAGTGACTAATGaagattgtaaaaaaaaatggaacaaAATACATGATGTGTCGAGTCAAGATATATGTGTTGGTGTGCTAATTGAAGAATGTGTTCCAG GTGATGCTTCGCCGTTGATCCAAAAGGATTGGTTGCTTGGAATAAATTCGTGGGGTGAAAAGTGTGAATTCAAAGActatccacaagtatacaacaacaTATATCATTTCAAATCGTGGATTCTAAgcaaaattaaagaaaactctTAA
- the LOC143913501 gene encoding uncharacterized protein LOC143913501 produces MECRLCLCSAPAGAFVSIHDKPDPPRLAQRIWTCCQLQVRKGDHLPDTICRSCVNNLELLESFRNACFRSDTTSRLESDKYLKVKPDEILLEDLTWETESGANFPPNISSSPDDGETPERKITRNDNMAEVIYTDRHILAEELPLRKASDTIGSTHSESEHKINIHDKSRTREHNLVTQNNTQRKLHQCDICSKTFKRKDGVRLHMSVHSGVKSHKCDICSKSFLTKCILNAHMNIHIGVKPHKCDICPKSFYSKSSLRDHMIIHNRERSYVCDICSKSFYRKCELNVHMNVHTRVKTVKCDICSKSFFSKSVLRRHMGTHSGLKPHKCDICSKSFLRKQGLVEHMNIHTGVKPHKCHICSISFNRNYELVGHMNIHTGMKPFKCVICSKSFRKQNHLRNHKVIHSEVKPHKCDICSKLFFRKQELNAHMKIHSGVKPHKCDVCSKSFLNKNLLRDHKVIHSEVKPHKCDICPKSFLKKNLLHSHKLIHSEVKPHKCDICSKSFTLKYYLRSHKLIHSEVKPHKCDICLKSFRRKHGLTIHMNTHIGVKPHLSLRK; encoded by the exons ATGGAGTGCCGACTTTGTCTCTGCTCTGCTCCAGCAGGCgccttcgtctccatccatgacaAGCCTGATCCACCGCGTTTGGCtcaacgcatttggacctgctgtcaactGCAG GTTAGGAAAGGTGACCATCTGCCAGATACGATATGCCGTTCGTGTGTCAACAATTTGGAATTGCTCGAAAGCTTTCGTAACGCCTGTTTTCGGAGTGACACTACGTCGCGGTTGGAATCAGACAAGTATTTGAAAGTCAAGCCGGATGAAATTTTGCTGGAAGATTTAACATGGGAAACTGAGTCGGGTGCTAATTTTCCACCAAACATTTCTAGTTCACCGGACGATGGCGAG ACCCCTGAAAGAAAAATTACTCGGAACGATAATATGGCAGAAGTAATATATACCGATAGACACATTCTAGCGGAAGAATTACCATTACGAAAAGCTTCAGATACGATTGGCTCTACACATTCTGAATcggaacataaaataaatatccatGACAAATCGCGTACTCGTGAACACAATCTTGTGACACAGAACAACACTCAAAGAAAGCTGcatcaatgtgatatttgttcaaagaCATTTAAAAGGAAAGATGGTGTGCGTTTACACATGAGTGTTCACAGTGGggtaaagtcacacaaatgtgatatttgttcaaaatcattccttacAAAATGTATACTCAAcgcacatatgaatattcatattggtgtgaagccacacaaatgtgacatttgtccaAAATCATTCTATTCAAAGTCTAGCCTCCGTGACCACATGATTATTCACAATAGGGAAAGGTCATACgtatgtgacatttgttcaaaatcgttctATAGAAAGTGTGAACTGAACGTGCATATGAACGTTCACACTAGGGTAAAGACAgtaaaatgtgacatttgttcaaaatcattctttTCCAAATCTGTTCTTCGTAGACACATGGGTACCCATAGTgggttaaagccacacaaatgtgacatttgttcaaaatcctTCCTTAGAAAGCAGGGACTCGttgaacatatgaatattcataccggagtaaaaccacacaaatgtcacatttgttcaATATCGTTCAATAGAAACTACGAACTCGTCggacatatgaatattcacacCGGGATGAAGCCATTCAAATGTGTCATTTGTTCAAAGTCGTTCCGTAAACAAAATCATCTCCGTAATCACAAGGTTATTCATAGTGAGGTAAAGCcgcataaatgtgacatttgttcaaagttATTCTTCAGAAAGCAGGAACTCAACGCACATATGAAGATTCACTCTGgagtaaaaccacacaaatgtgacgtttgttcaaaatcattcctcAATAAAAATCTACTCCGCGATCACAAGGTTATTCACAGCGAGGTGAAGCCACACAAATGCGATATTTGTCCGAAATCAttccttaaaaaaaatctactcCATAGTCACAAGCTTATTCATAGTGAGGTAAAGccgcacaaatgtgacatttgttcaaaatcattcacttTAAAATATTACCTGCGTAGTCACAAGCTTATTCATAGtgaggtaaagccacacaaatgtgacatttgtttaaaatcattccgtAGAAAGCATGGACTCACTATACATATGAATACTCATATTGGGGTGAAACCGCATTTGTCCCTTAGAAAATAG
- the LOC143913483 gene encoding uncharacterized protein LOC143913483: MECRLCLCSAPAGSFVSIHDDPHPPRVAQRIWTCCQLRVTKGDHLPDMICLLCVNNLELLDGFRNACFRSDRMSRLKFDEPLAIKPEDVWLEDLKWENETGAHFPPTISNCPDDGEIHGEKTTSDDMGSEMIRDINTPKDELQLRKGLDEICSTRSELDHEINHQDESSYYKLKTYITRHTGETPFKYNVCLKSFNSKSDLRKHTSMHSGIKPYKCDKCLKLFTSKSHLSRHASMHTGVKPHKCEICLKSFTLKSYLRKHMSMHSAVKPHKCYICSKSFTSKCQIRRHMSIHSGVKPHKCDICLKSFTSKYYLREHSSIHSGLKPHKCNTCLKSFISKSHLSGHMRIHTGVRPHKCEICLKSFTLKSHFFVHLRMHSGVKPHKCDICLKSFTLKSHLGEHMSMHTGVRPHKCDICLKSFTSKSHVRVHMSTHTGLKPHKCGICLKLFTSKIHLSSHLSMHTGVKPHKCEICLKSFTSKSYLLKHMSMHAGVTPHKCDICLKSFISKYLLNRHMRMHTGVKPHKCEICLKSFTLKSSLRKHMSIHSGAKPHKCEICLKSFTSKYYLREHSSIHSGLKRHKCNICLKSFISKYDLSGHMRMHTVERPQKCEICLKSFTLKSYLRKHMSIHSGVKPHKCEICLKSFTSKCTLRKHMNIHSGVKPHKCEICLKSFTQKSSLSRHLKTHT, from the exons ATGGAGTGCCGACTATGTCTCTGTTCTGCTCCAGCAGGgtccttcgtctccatccatgacgaccctcatccaccGCGTGTGGcgcaacgcatttggacctgttgtCAGCTGCGG GTTACGAAAGGGGACCATCTGCCAGATATGATATGTCTTTTGTGTGTTAACAATTTGGAATTGCTTGACGGCTTTCGAAACGCTTGTTTTCGGAGTGACAGAATGTCAAGATTAAAGTTCGACGAGCCTTTGGCTATCAAGCCGGAGGATGTTTGGCTGGAAGATTTAAAATGGGAAAATGAAACGGGTGCACATTTTCCCCCAACTATTTCTAATTGTCCAGACGATGGTGAG ataCACGGAGAAAAAACTACTTCAGACGATATGGGCTCAGAAATGATACGTGATATTAACACTCCAAAGGATGAATTACAATTACGAAAAGGTTTAGATGAGATATGCTCTACCCGTTCCGAATTAGATCATGAAATCAATCATCAAGACGAATCATCTTATTATAAGCTTAAAACATATATCACACGCCACACTGGAGAAACTCCGTTCAAATATaatgtatgtttaaaatcattcaattcaaaatctgaCCTCCGTAAACACACGAGTATGCACAGtgggataaaaccatacaaatgtgacaaatgtttaaaattattcactTCAAAATCTCACCTCAGTAGACACGCGAGTatgcatactggggtaaagccacataaGTGTGagatttgtctaaaatcattcaCTTTAAAATCTTACCTCCGTAAACACATGAGTATGCACAGTgcggtaaaaccacacaaatgttatatttgttcaaaatcattcacttcaaaATGTCAGATCCGTAGACATATgagtattcatagtggggtaaagccacataaatgtgacatttgtttaaaatcattcacttcaaaATATTACCTCCGCGAACACTCGAGTATTCATAGTGGgctaaagccacacaaatgtaacacttgtttaaaatcatttatttcgaAATCTCACCTCAGTGGACACATGAGAATACATACTGGGGTaaggccacacaaatgtgagatttgtttaaaatcattcactttaAAATCACATTTCTTTGTACATTTGAGAATGCATAgtggggtaaaaccacacaaatgtgacatttgtttaaaatcgttcacTTTAAAATCTCACCTCGGTGAACACATGTCTATGCATACTGGGGTaaggccacacaaatgtgacatatgTTTAAAATCTTTTACTTCAAAATCTCACGTCCGTGTACATATGAGTACGCATACCGGgctaaagccacacaaatgtggcatttgtttaaaattattcactTCAAAAATTCACCTCAGTAGCCACTTGAGTatgcatactggggtaaagccacacaaatgtgagatttgcttaaaatcattcacttcaaaATCTTACCTCCTTAAACACATGAGTATGCATGCTGGGGTAacaccacacaaatgtgatatttgtttaaagtcatttatttcaaaatatctcCTCAATAGACACATGAGAATGCATACTGgtgtaaaaccacacaaatgtgagatttgtttaaaatcattcactttaAAATCTTCCCTCCGTAAACACATGAGTATTCATAGTGGGgcaaagccacacaaatgtgagatttgtttaaaatcattcacgtCAAAATATTATCTCCGCGAACACTCGAGTATACATAGTGGGTTAAAGCGACACAAAtgcaatatttgtttaaaatcatttatttcaaaatatgaccTTAGTGGACACATGAGAATGCATACTGTGGAAAGGCCACAgaaatgtgagatttgtttaaAGTCATTCACTTTAAAATCTTACCTCCGTAAACACATgagtattcatagtggggtaaagccacacaaatgtgagatttgtttaaaatcattcacttcaaaATGTACCCTCCGTAAACACATgaatattcatagtggggtaaagccacacaaatgtgaaatttgtttaaaatcatttactcaaaaatcttctCTTTCCAGGCATTTAAAAACCCACACTTGA
- the LOC143913488 gene encoding uncharacterized protein LOC143913488, translated as MSNLKDPQLQTSETSTSGHSLSTLHSPGVCASSAQGAMECRLCLCSTPAGSFVSIHDDPHPPSLAQRIWTCCRLRVSKGEHLPDMICLSCVKILELLHSFRNACFRSDKTSRVRLDESLAIKPEEVWLEHLKWEDEGFPPNNSSTADDGEIHGGKTTSDDISSEMIRDINTPTDELQLRKGLNEICSTNSEIDHKINNQDELFYYNCKTHIRRDPGETPFKCNECLKSFHSQSELGQHMRIHNEVKPHECNICLKSFTSKSNLNKHLRVHTGVRPHKCDICFKSLTSKYSLLQHMTMHTGIKPHKCDICLKSFTLKSHIRVHMSIHTGVRPYKCNICLKLFNSKSDLRKHMSMHSGLKPHKCNICLKSFASKYCLNRHAGVHTGVKPYKCEICLKSFTTKPQVRVHMSMHTGVKPHKCDICLKSFTTKSQVCVHMTMHTGVKAHKCVICLKSFAYKSNLSTHMIMHSGVKPHECNICFKLFTSKSHLSRHTSMHTGVKPHKCEICLKSFTSSYNCREHLSIHSGLKPHKCNICLKSFTSKSDLHNHMSIHTGVKPHKCEICLKSFNSKSDLRKHMSIHSRVKPHMCEICLKSFTLKSYLRVHMSIHSGVKTNKCEICLKSFTYKSSLSRHLKSHTREIPFK; from the exons ATGTCGAACTTGAAAGATCCTCAACTCCAAACGTCTGAAACGTCTACATCTGGGCATTCATTGTCCACTCTGCACTCTCCAGGAGTTTGTGCTTCTTCGGCCCAAGGAgcaatggagtgcagactttgtctctgCTCTACTCCAGCAGGAtctttcgtctccatccatgacgaccctcatccaccGAGTTTGGcgcaacgcatttggacctgctgtcggCTGCGG GTTAGCAAAGGTGAACATTTGCCAGATATGATATGCCTTTCGTGTGTCAAAATTTTGGAATTGCTCCACAGCTTTCGAAACGCTTGTTTTCGGAGTGACAAAACGTCAAGAGTGAGGTTAGACGAGTCTTTGGCTATCAAGCCGGAGGAAGTTTGGTTGGAACATTTAAAATGGGAAGATGAAGGATTTCCGCCAAACAATTCTAGTACTGCAGACGATGGCGAG atACACGGAGGAAAAACTACTTCAGACGATATCAGCTCAGAAATGATACGTGATATTAACACTCCCACAGATGAATTACAATTACGAAAAGGTTTAAATGAGATATGCTCTACTAATTCTGAAATAGATCATAAAATCAATAATCaagatgaattattttattataactgTAAAACACATATCAGACGTGATCCTGGAGAAACTCCGTTCAAATGTAAtgaatgtttaaaatcattccattCACAATCTGAACTCGGTCAACACATGAGAATTCATAATGAAGTAAAGCCACacgaatgtaatatttgtttaaaatcattcacttcaaaATCTAACCTCAATAAACACTTGAGAGTGCATACTGGGGTaagaccacacaaatgtgacatttgtttcaaatcactCACTTCAAAATATTCCCTCCTTCAACACATGACtatgcatactgggataaaaccacacaaatgtgacatatgtttaaaatcatttactttaAAATCTCACATCCGTGTACATATGAGTATTCACACTGGGGTAAGGccatacaaatgtaacatttgtttaaaattattcaattcaaaatctgaCCTCCGTAAACACATGAGTATGCATAGTGGactaaaaccacacaaatgtaatatttgtttaaaatcattcgctTCAAAATATTGCCTCAATAGGCACGCGGGTgtgcatactggggtaaagccatacaaatgtgagatttgtttaaaatcattcactacAAAACCCCAGGTCCGTGTACATATGAGTatgcatactggggtaaagccacataaatgtgacatttgtttgaaatcattcacCACAAAATCTCaggtgtgtgtacatatgactatgcatactggggtaaaggcacacaaatgtgtcatttgtttaaaatcattcgctTACAAATCAAACCTTAGTACTCATATGATTATGCATAGTGGAGTAAAGCCACacgaatgtaatatttgttttaaattattcactTCAAAATCTCACCTCAGTAGACACACAAGTatgcatactggggtaaagccacataaatgtgagatttgtttaaaatcattcacttcaaGCTATAACTGCCGTGAACACTTGAGTATTCATAGTGGgctaaagccacacaaatgtaatatttgtttaaaatcattcacttcaaaGTCTGACCTCCATAACCACAtgagtattcatactggggtaaagccacacaagtgtgagatttgtttaaaatcattcaattcaaaatctgaCCTCCGTAAACACATGAGTATTCATAGTAGGGTAAAGCCACACATGTgtgagatttgtttaaaatcattcactttaAAATCTTACCTCCGTGTACATATgagtattcatagtggggtaaagacgaacaaatgtgagatttgtttaaAGTCATTTACTTATAAATCTTCACTTTCCAGGCATTTGAAATCCCACACTCGAGAAATTCCGTTCAAATGA
- the LOC143913500 gene encoding uncharacterized protein LOC143913500: protein MVICGRDSRQRAKMKTNSPNFVTQLSKNPLESITSTTNMSTLEDPQLQTSETSTSRHPLSTRHSTGVCASPGQGGMECRLCLFSASAGSFVSIHDDPHPPRLAQRIWTCCRLRVRKGDHLPDIICLSCVKNLELLESFRNACFRSDTTSRVELDKNLKVKEEEVLLKDLLWADESDADLPPNISSSTDDGETPGGKNTWNENMAEIIDTNTYILAEELPLRNASDKMCSTHSELERKINFHDKSFTHKQYLVTQKNCNTRRMLHECDICSKSFLRKCELNAHMNIHTGLKSHKCVICSKSFLRKSEFSAHIGIHSGVKPHNCEICSKSFLRKYELNVHMNIHTGLKSHKCDICSKSFLLKSHLRVHVGIHSGVKLHKCDICSKSYTMKQNLSTHMNIHTRVKPYKCEICLKSFNSKSQLGVHMLVHSGAKPHKCDICSKSYTSKQNLIAHKGIHSGVKLHKCDICSKSYTMKQNLSTHMNIHTRVKPYKCEFCLKSFFRKYELSLHMNIHTGLKSHFRVQVGVHSGVKPHKCSICSKSYTTKQNLGLHMNIHTGLKPHKCNICSKSYTSKQNLRAHMSFHSGV from the exons ATGGTCATTTGTGGCAGAGACTCGAGACAGAGAGCGAAAATGAAGACTAACAGCCCTAATTTTGTCACCCAGCTGTCAAAAAACCCACTCGAGTCCATCACCAGCACCACAAACATGTCGACCTTGGAAGACCCTCAACTCCAAACGTCTGAAACGTCTACATCTAGGCATCCATTGTCCACTCGGCATTCTACAGGAGTTTGTGCTTCTCCTGGCCAAGGAGgaatggagtgcagactttgtctctTCTCTGCTTCAGCAGGgtccttcgtctccatccatgacgaccctcatccaccGCGTTTGGcgcaacgcatttggacctgctgtcggCTGCGG GTTAGGAAAGGTGACCATCTGCCAGATATAATATGTCTTTCGTGTGTCAAGAATTTGGAATTGCTCGAAAGCTTTCGAAACGCTTGTTTTCGGAGTGACACTACGTCGCGGGTGGAATTAGACAAGAATTTGAAAGTCAAAGAGGAGGAAGTTTTGCTGAAAGATTTATTATGGGCAGATGAGTCGGATGCTGACTTGCCACCCAACATTTCTAGTTCAACAGACGATGGCGAA acCCCTGGAGGAAAAAATACTTGGAACGAAAATATGGCAGAAATAAtagatacaaatacatacattctagCAGAAGAATTACCATTACGAAATGCTTCGGATAAGATGTGCTCTACACATTCTGAATTGGAACGTAAAATAAACTTCCATGACAAATCGTTTACTCATAAACAGTATCTTGTGACGCAGAAAAACTGTAATACTCGAAGAATGCTGcatgaatgtgatatttgttcaaaatcattccttagaaaGTGTGAACTCAATGcccatatgaatattcatactgggCTAAAGTCTCACAAATGtgtaatttgttcaaaatcattcctaaGAAAATCAGAATTCAGtgcacatataggtattcatagTGGGGTTAAGCCTCAcaattgtgaaatttgttcaaaatcattccttagaaaGTATGAACTCaacgtacatatgaatattcatactgggCTAAAGtcgcacaaatgtgacatttgctcaAAATCATTCCTTTTGAAATCTCATCTCCGTGTACACGTAggtattcatagtggggtaaagctacacaaatgtgacatttgttccaAATCATATACTATGAAACAAAATCTTAGTACACACATGAATATTCACACTAgggtaaagccatacaaatgtgagatttgtttaaaatctttcaATTCAAAATCTCAACTCGGTGTACACATGCTTGTTCATAGTGGGgcaaagccacacaaatgtgacatttgttcaaaatcatatacCTCGAAACAAAATCTTATTGCACACAAGggtattcatagtggggtaaagctacacaaatgtgacatttgttccaAATCATATACTATGAAACAAAATCTTAGTACACACATGAATATTCACACTAgggtaaagccatacaaatgtgagttttgtttaaaatcattctttAGAAAGTATGAACTCAgcttacatatgaatattcatactgggCTAAAATCTCACTTCCGTGTACAAGTAGGtgttcatagtggggtaaagccacataaatgtagtatttgttcaaaatcatatacTACGAAACAAAATCTTGGTCTACATATGAATATCCATACTgggttaaagccacacaaatgtaacatttgttctaAATCATATACTTCGAAACAAAATCTTAGAGCACATATGAGTTTTCATAGTGGCGTATAG